Genomic segment of Longimicrobium sp.:
GGAGACGCGCTCGAAGTGGCGGCTGGCCTCCAGCGCAGGAACGACCGCGGAGGCCGAGCGCGCCACCCCCGCCAGCCGCATCCCCGCCGAGTCGCCCGCCAGGGTGCGCAGGTGCGCCGAGTCGGGGAGCGCGCGGGCCAGCGCGGCGATCTCGCCGGTCCACGCGGGCGCGGCGGACTCGAGCGCGGCCAGCGTCTGCAGCCGCCCGCGGACGCGCTCCACCGCGGCGCGGGCCTCCAGCGCGTCGTTCACCGGCTTGCGGATCTCGTGGCGCTTGGCCTCGATCGCCGCCACCTCGCGCCGCACGCCGTCCAGGTGCAGCCCCGCCGCGGAAGCGAGCAGGACCGCCGACGCGGCGGAGAACACCATCGCCCTGCGCTTCGCCGCACGGGTGCGGGAGACGAGGATCGATTCGGGAAGGAGCGCCGGCGCCGATCCCCCGGCCCGCGCCGCGCCGAGCGCGATCACCGCCTCGGCGGGGAGCCGCTCCAGCGCGGCGTTCGATGCCACGCGGCCGGCGAAGCGCTCGTCGTCCAGCAGCGCCGCGCGGACCTCGGCCGCCCCGTCCTCCGCGCCGCAGACGGCGATCACGCCGCACCCGGCCAGCTCCTCGTCGCCATGCAGCGCCGCCAGGACGCGCTCGGCCAGCGAGGGGTGATCGGGAGATGCGAACGCGGCCAGGGGCTGGATGCGCGCGGGCTGCCCGGCGACCAGCACCAGCAGCTCGGGCCCCGCCGCCGTGCAGGCGATGACGGCGGTGCGACCGAACTTCGCGGACGGCACCAGCGCGCGGACCCCCGCCGCCAGCGCCGCCGCCGCGGGCACCATCGTTCCCACCCGGAACCCCGCCGCCGCGCACGCCGCGGCGATGGTCTCGGCGAGGGCGGCCGGGGCGCAGGCGGCCAGCGCCGGCGCGAGCGAGCCGGTGTGGGGCAGCGGCAGGCGCACGGCGTCGGCCACCAGCGCCTCGTCGCGCACGGCGAAGTGGCGGCGCGCGCCGCGGCGGACCAGCGCGGCCAGCTCGCCGCGGCGCACGGGCGGCAGCGACAGCACGCGGGCGTGCGCCAGCCGCCGCAGCAGCGCCACGTCCACGGTGCCGCGGGTGGCGCCCAGCTCGCGGGCCAGGTCGCGCAGCGCCTCCTCCAGCGCCGGCCACCCGTCGTCCGACGGCGGCGCCAGCGGGCACGACAGCACCTCGGCCGGGCGCGGCGCCAGCAGGCCGCGCAGCCGGACGGCGACGAGGTGGTCCGGCGCCAGCGCCAGCGCCAGCCGCGCGGGCATCCACCCGCGCCGGCGCCGCGCATCAACCAATGAGGATGGGCTCATGGTCACACATCACTTCGGGGAACCGCGTTTCCGGCTTCTAACCACGATCTGCATCCATCCCGACGCTCATCCATCAAACAGGGCTGCTGTCCTGCATCTTCACACCTGATCTACATCCTGCCCGCCTGGCTGGCCCTCTCCCCCCGGCCCCCGCCCCCCAAAACAGCCAGGGGGAGGGGGAGAGCTCAGCGTGGAGGAAGCTTCTGCGCGTCTCCAGAGCTCTCCGCGTCTCGAACTCCTCCGCGTCTCCGCGTGAGAACGACTGTCGTTCGACTCCGCACCGTCGAACGATCGTTCGCACGAATGCAGGACCGCAGTCCCGCAGGGACTTTGTGCTCTTGTTGCCCCCGACCTCGGTCGGGGGGAGGGGGAGATGCCCGCGTCCTACAGCCCTTCCGGCTGGATGCCGTAGATCGCCTGCAGCAGCGACAGCGCGACGGCGCCGACGAGAAGGCCGAAGAACACGATCATCACCGGCTCCACCAGCCGGAGCATGCGGTCCAGCCCGCGCTCCAGCTCTCCCTCCATGCTCGCGGCGGCGCGCTCCAGCATCTCCGGCAGGCGGCCGCCCTCCTCGCCGACCTCCACCATCTGCACGAACAGGAAAGGGAAGGCGCCGCTGCGCCGGAGCGCCGCCGCCAGCCGGTCGCCGGCGCGCACGTCCTCGCGCGCCCGCAGCACCTCCTCCGCCACGGCGCCGTCGGACTGGCTCGCGGCGGCCACCTCCAGCGCGCCCAGGATCGGCAGCCCGCTCTCCAGCAGCGCCGAGAGCGTCCGCGCCAGCCGCGCCGACGCCGCCCGCCGCCGCAGCCCGCCCACCAGCGGCACCGCCAGCAGCGCCCGGTCCACCCCCGCGCGCCCCTCGTCGGTCGACCGCACCGCCGCCACGATCGCCGCGACCACGACCGGGACGAGCAGGAGCGCCCACCACCACTGCCCCACGAACTTTCCCGTGGCCAGCAGCAGCTGCGTGGAGCGGGGGATGGCGGATCCGGTGTCGGCCAGCAGCGCCACGAAGCGCGGCAGCACCCAGGCGAACAGCACCGCCAGCGCCCCCGCCCCCGCCGATGCCACCACCGCCGGGTAGATCATCGCCGAGACCATGCGCGAGCGCAGCGCCAGGTCGCGCTCCATCTGCCCCGCCAGCCGGTCCAGCGCCGGGGCCAGCTTCCCGCCGCGCTCGCCGGCGCGCACCATCCCCACCGCGAAGCGCGGGAAGGCGGCGGGGTGCGCCGCCATCGCCTCGTCCAGCCGCGCGCCGCCGCGCACCCGGTCGCGCACGTCCAGCACCGCCGCCGCCACGTCGCGCCGCGCGACCACGCGGGAGACGGCGGCCAGCGCGCGGTCCAGCGGAAAGCCGGACTCCAGCAGGATCGCCAGGTAGCGCACCGCCTCGGCCACGTCCGCCCTCCGCCCGCGGAAGGCGGCGCGCGGCCGGTCCTCCGCGGCGCGCGACGCCGTGGCGGGCGACACCTCCAGCGCGAAGAGGCCGCGGTCGCCCAGCCGCTTCTCCACGGCGGCGGCGGTGTCGGCGTCCTCCACCCCGCGGACGGTGCGGCCCGCGGGCGTCGCGGCGCGCCAGGCGAAGGCCGGCACGGCGGCTACTTCCACCCCAGCACGTCGGCGTCCTCGCCCTCGCCGCCCTCGCGGCCGTCGCGCCCCAGCGTCAGCAGGTCGTAGCCCTCCGGGTTCGCGATCCCCGGCATGCGGTAGACGTACGGGCGGCCCCACGGGTCCAGCGGCACGTCGCGGCGCAGGTACGGCCCGCGCCAGCTGCGCGGCTGCGGCCCCGCCTGCGGGCGCGCCCGGAGCGCGGCCAGCCCCTGCTCGGTCGTGGGATACTCGTCGTTGTCCAGCCGGTACGCGTCCACCGCCGAGCCCAGCATCTCCATCTGCGTCTTCGCCGTGGCCTCCTTGGCGCTCCCCACGTGGCGGAAGACGTTGGGGGCGACGAGGGTGGCGAGCACGGTGATCACCACGATCACCACGAGGACCTCGATCAGGGTGAAGCCCATCACCGGACGGCGATGCCCGCGGGCGTCGCTCCAGTGGCGGCCGCGCGGCGGATCGGCGGCCCTAGGCTCCACGCCCTCAGCTACGGGCGGCGCGCCGATGCGCTCCCGCCGCGCCGCCGCGATCTCGTGCGCGGGGCGCGGCGGGGCGGCCAGGATCCGCTCCACGATGTCCGCGAGAAGCAGGTGCTCCGTCATGCGACCCTCAGCACATCCTCGGGTGTGGTCACGCCGGCGGCCACCTGCCGCCAGCCGTCTGCCCGCAGCGGGCGCATCCCCCGCTCCAGCGCCACCTTGCGCAGCCGGTCGGTCCCGGGCGCGCGCAGCAGCTCGGCGCGCAGCTCGTCGTCCACCGTCAGCAGCTCGTGGATCCCCGTGCGCCCGCGGTAGCCGGTGTTGCGGCAGGCGGCGCATCCCCGCCCGCGGAGCACGCGGTCGGCGGGGAAGCCGGCCGCCGCCATCTCGCGCGCCACCGCCGGCTCCGGCGCCGAGGCCTCCGCGCACGCCGCGCACACCCGGCGGACCAGCCGCTGGGCGAGGACGGCCTGGACGGTGGAGGAGACGAGGTAGTCGGGGACGCCGAGGTCCACGAGGCGCGTCAGCGCCCCCGGCGCGTCGTTGGTGTGCAGGGTGGAGAGGACGAGATGCCCGGTGAGCGCGGCCTGGATGCAGATCTCCGCCGTCTCCGGGTCGCGCATCTCGCCCACCAGCAGGACGTCGGGGTCCTGCCGGAGGATGGAGCGCAGCGCCCGCGCGAAGGTCAGCCCCAGCTTCGGATGGACGGGAACCTGGGCCACGCCGGGAAGCTCGTACTCCACCGGGTCCTCGACCGAGACGATCTTCTCGCGCCCGGTGCGCACGCGGTCCAGCAGCGCGTACAGCGTGGTCGTCTTCCCGCTCCCCGTGGGCCCGGTGGAGAGGAGCACGCCGTGCGGCCGCGCCGCGAAGCCGAGAAGGGCGGAGAGCGTGTCCTCCGCCATCCCCAGCCCTTCCAGGTCGATCCGCTGCCCTTCGATGTCCAGCAGGCGGAGGACGACCGACTCGCCGTGCAGGGTCGGCAGGGTGCTGACGCGCACGTCCAGCTCGCGGTCGCCCGTGCGCAGCCGCACGCGGCCGTCCTGCGGCAGCCGCCGCTCGGCGATGTCCAGCTCGGCCATGATCTTCAGCCGGCTGACCACCGCGGCGCGCAGGTGCGGCGGCGGGGTCGGCGCCTCCTGCAGCACCCCGTCCACGCGGTAGCGC
This window contains:
- a CDS encoding GspE/PulE family protein: MIAPASAVAGPVRADELPAQDFLEEARLLPRERAGGRLRVACAGRPDPQAIAELEVLFGLPVELEPMAEAELLDEIRRACGQPTAASYAAGLGGDGSAAGGDADLVAHGLEEIANQAPVVRLVNLLLAEAVEAGASDVHLEAEARTMRVRYRVDGVLQEAPTPPPHLRAAVVSRLKIMAELDIAERRLPQDGRVRLRTGDRELDVRVSTLPTLHGESVVLRLLDIEGQRIDLEGLGMAEDTLSALLGFAARPHGVLLSTGPTGSGKTTTLYALLDRVRTGREKIVSVEDPVEYELPGVAQVPVHPKLGLTFARALRSILRQDPDVLLVGEMRDPETAEICIQAALTGHLVLSTLHTNDAPGALTRLVDLGVPDYLVSSTVQAVLAQRLVRRVCAACAEASAPEPAVAREMAAAGFPADRVLRGRGCAACRNTGYRGRTGIHELLTVDDELRAELLRAPGTDRLRKVALERGMRPLRADGWRQVAAGVTTPEDVLRVA
- the gspG gene encoding type II secretion system major pseudopilin GspG, whose translation is MTEHLLLADIVERILAAPPRPAHEIAAARRERIGAPPVAEGVEPRAADPPRGRHWSDARGHRRPVMGFTLIEVLVVIVVITVLATLVAPNVFRHVGSAKEATAKTQMEMLGSAVDAYRLDNDEYPTTEQGLAALRARPQAGPQPRSWRGPYLRRDVPLDPWGRPYVYRMPGIANPEGYDLLTLGRDGREGGEGEDADVLGWK
- a CDS encoding type II secretion system F family protein, with translation MEVAAVPAFAWRAATPAGRTVRGVEDADTAAAVEKRLGDRGLFALEVSPATASRAAEDRPRAAFRGRRADVAEAVRYLAILLESGFPLDRALAAVSRVVARRDVAAAVLDVRDRVRGGARLDEAMAAHPAAFPRFAVGMVRAGERGGKLAPALDRLAGQMERDLALRSRMVSAMIYPAVVASAGAGALAVLFAWVLPRFVALLADTGSAIPRSTQLLLATGKFVGQWWWALLLVPVVVAAIVAAVRSTDEGRAGVDRALLAVPLVGGLRRRAASARLARTLSALLESGLPILGALEVAAASQSDGAVAEEVLRAREDVRAGDRLAAALRRSGAFPFLFVQMVEVGEEGGRLPEMLERAAASMEGELERGLDRMLRLVEPVMIVFFGLLVGAVALSLLQAIYGIQPEGL
- a CDS encoding PilN domain-containing protein; the protein is MPARLALALAPDHLVAVRLRGLLAPRPAEVLSCPLAPPSDDGWPALEEALRDLARELGATRGTVDVALLRRLAHARVLSLPPVRRGELAALVRRGARRHFAVRDEALVADAVRLPLPHTGSLAPALAACAPAALAETIAAACAAAGFRVGTMVPAAAALAAGVRALVPSAKFGRTAVIACTAAGPELLVLVAGQPARIQPLAAFASPDHPSLAERVLAALHGDEELAGCGVIAVCGAEDGAAEVRAALLDDERFAGRVASNAALERLPAEAVIALGAARAGGSAPALLPESILVSRTRAAKRRAMVFSAASAVLLASAAGLHLDGVRREVAAIEAKRHEIRKPVNDALEARAAVERVRGRLQTLAALESAAPAWTGEIAALARALPDSAHLRTLAGDSAGMRLAGVARSASAVVPALEASRHFERVSLAAPVRWEQGDAGERFDVAAFRAAPGRRQ